In Leptidea sinapis chromosome 2, ilLepSina1.1, whole genome shotgun sequence, the sequence TTGATTTGCTTTATTAGAAATTTTATAAAGATTTCAAAGTAGAAAGTTAAAACTCTTTCACTTACCAGTCTTCGTTTATTCTCTATTGCATTACGAACTCGTGTATTTAACCTTTGAAGATTTAATGATTGCGGAGGATCAGGCAGTGTGGTCACTTCCTTTTTAATCTGAACATCACTCACAAGggacaaattaataatattaacatcgtGGCGCTTTGGATTACCACTAGAAGAAGGGCATTTTAGAATGAGCATTTTTGTTTGTGGATCAAATGCGAGCACCTCGCCTTCAATTTCCTCATTATAACATGTCCGAGTTGCAACTATACTCCCAATTGTGAAGCAGTCTGATACGACTGTAGACATTGTGTTATAAACAagtttgtatataaatttagttaatatattaattgaattGTCGAAATTATTCACTAAATAAATCAGTCCGCCATAGAAGTTTGTTTCTTTTTGACAGCTTAAAAAATATGGCAACAAAATGTTAAATGTAAGACGGAGGTTACACGTTCAGTTTTAAGTATTGCCATGCATTGCTTTAGTTCAGTGGTTCATTCTCATTGTTCCATCTTCATCGATTCAGGATTTAATGGTACAAAATACAACTATTTTGTTTGTTCTATAATACGAATACgaaatacaatattacatttagaATTTAACTAAGTAACATATTTACTCTAGGGAACATTATTACTCTAACGAGGTTGTGATGCTCAGGTAGCTCAAGATGAAAAATCGGCTCATCAAACtaaccaaaaaaattttttttctattttttaattttcaatatcgatatcgttagttcgtagtttattcttaattgttcgctataaataattgtttgttcttttgttgtttatttaaaaacaattaaataaaaacatatcctttatttgtttaattaataatttttaactacCTTAATACTAATTTGCAAAAACTTGCATTGCGCATGCGTCGCCTTTACGTTTAAGGCGgtctttttaaataagtaattactCGAATTATTTAGAAAAAGCCAGAAAATACGAAAAAGAAACAGCTTCGTGGAGTATCGGTCAATCGAAAATGCGATAAGAAATTTTTAatgtgtttaatttatttcgtattaaaaataaaatttaattcgtattaataataaaatttaattcgtattaataataaaatttattcactaATATATAAGCAggatatataattttatcaacaatttttttttcttacactctcttttaattttttgacttagtTTTCCCTCTTTGAACTcgagtatttaataattaatataaaattatttatacaattttttaattaattgtttttaaataaacaacaaaagaacaaacaattatttatagcgaacaatattttttcacaacTTAAGTTAGAATTAAGAagtgtattataaaaaattacacttgtagattttttaattttttacacatgaaatatttttgacagctgtctataatatatatataataatcaggTCTCTTGGAAACTTTTGTTTATCTTGAAtcgaacaaaaaatttaatcgaatttgaattcataaaaatcaatttatttaacaataaaatcaaaGTTTCTTGTAATTTCCCGCTtcgaaaattgaaaaatacactCAAAATATTGTTGACTGATAATAATTTATCCAAgaattttatgtacaatatttgttttagttaaaatttataataattatttttagcttATAAATCACAATTGTTTATAACGATAtacttgtaaaaatatatcCTGTAACTTCAATTTAATGACTGTgcttgttattataattttcaaaaagaCCGCGCTAAAAGTCTAAACGTAAAGTTGACGCATGCGCAGTGCAAGTATttagaatacaaatattttagtaattaaaaataattaattaattaaaaaataaacaatgtcaAATGGGaacaaacgttttttatacATGAACAATCATAAACAGAGGTTTATTGACCcgtattgcaaaaaaatattaaaaaatgggaTAGGGGGGGCTAATTTAAGggcacatttttaatttttttttttaaataaataaatcgaaaacaaacaaatgtttatagagaacaatcaagaacaaatggcgaactaacgatgtaataaataaaaaataaaaatataaaaaaaaaatctggggggaTAACTTTCATGAGCttgaaaaatcaattaaaagatCTGGGTTAGGTACAAAGAGTAGAAGTACAAATAGCTACCAACTCCTGGGTTTGCCTCTGTTTCGACACCAAATGGGACACAGATGTAAGATTCACTGAGACAAATTATTGGCACATTGCCAACggatttacaattacaattacaattgtaaCGGAATATTTTCTATGTAGATAATTTATAGTGGgacttgtaattaataaagcTACATATTTACAGATATATAAATCCAGCTATTTATATAGTGTGTGATGTGTCGGGGCATGAATATGTATACATCAGAACCTATTACTAAACAAGGGGGTGCTTTTTATTCCAATTACTTGAAGAACGGTAAGAGAGTATATAATTAGGTTTTAATGGCTTCATACCTCATTATTCTCATACCTTTTGATTGACCCGCTATATAACGTGGCATTAGCAAAAAAGTCCCAAGGACAAAGATAATCCATGCTATTCTCATTGTACAGTAGCTTCAAATAAAACGGATCTTTGCACCCCACCAAAAACCAGAGAGAAATCTCATTCATATAAGATGCTTCTGAAATAATTTAGAATAACGTATTTATGAACAATGAGTCATGCCTGTctgttttgaattttaattgacaCCAAAAATATTCACATGCGAATAGTTGGTATTCAATGATTATCGAaatatgttgtaataataaaatgtaaatattgccgCGCGAAGAGAACTACCGAACTTTAAAGAGATGACAAGCTGAGAGCAGTTTTAGTCCATCCCAACTGTTACGTAACCCAGAGAATTAGATATTTGACTACTTATTAAACTAGATGTGTTACATTACCCATGGCAAATACTAAATCATCGACGTATTGAAGTATTTAAGTAAAATCCGGAAATAACGATACAACTAAGTCACACCTGATACGCCTGCTCTACACTTAGTCCGCGAATTGCGTGCAAACCTGTGACGGGGCGCGAATGGTAAATATGGAGCCGTTTCGAATATTCTTCGCGGCTTCGCGCTTGGTTCCCCTATTTTTGTCGGTTTTTCTTCCTGTGTCAAAGGGTCCGCGAAGCGTAAACGTGGCGCAAACCCGTTTAGACTCCACATTCACGCTCTGCTCAGTGTTGACTGAGCCGCAGTATTGGTTTGTTGTTGTGCGTATAGAGCGATATACAAAAATGAATGTCTAGACAAATGAGTTAGAAATGGTATTTTatggtaatattattattaataaatggtaatattatttatttatggtaatATTCTATTACCAAGCCGAGCCCATATTATGGGATCCAAAtgataaaaatcacaaaaaaattaaaaatccaCGACGTTTGGATCAGCTTTATGATGGAAATATCAATGCccgatttgaaataaaaaaagagattCTTTGCTATCTAGCTACAGAGGTTACAAAACCAGAGTAATAAAATCCTTGAATTCTGGAGGACGACGGTGACGGCGATGCGGACGAGGTGTACAAGCCTGGTTTGCGTATGAATTAATGGATTCCTTTCTCAATGTCACCACAAAATGCAATCAAACAATTGATTCAGTATGTAAATCTTTATTAATgcttataattataacaatatgtagtgactaaaataattagaaaatacATTTCTTATATCTGTGGCGTTAACAGGCGATCGGCGGGGTATTTGTCGCAAATTACGAACAGCACATGTTCTTTCCATTTCATTCCTCCATGAACCGGGTTTTACAAGTACATCGTTGTTATCATAGTGGTCGATGGTTCCAGGTGGGGTATAAACATGTGAAAAAGTACTGATTCGCCTCAAGTAATTGTGTATTAATATACATGTCATAGTTATAATACTAGCTTTATCTGGTTGTAGTTGAATGGGTTTTTGAAACACTCGAAATTTTGTCACCAATATGCCAAATGTATTTTCTACCACAACCCGTGCTCTAGACAATTTGTGGTTAAAAATACGTTCTCTAATACCCACGTTGTGGTTACCAGGAAATGGTTTCATGATATGTTCTGAAAGGGCAAAGGCCCCATCTGTCAAAAAAACGTATGGTACATCAACATTTGATCCAGGTCAAGGAGTCAAGGTGTTAACAAAATTTAACTGTTTTGTGcaaatttttttacataaaagaCAGTTCGTAAACGCTCCGCCATTGCTGATTCTGCCCTGACATCCGACGTCAGCAAAAGTAAATTTGTATTGGTTGTCGACAAGCGCTAGCAATAATATGCTGAATGTCcgtttgtaattataatactgAGGTCCAGAGTCAATTGGACATTGCAAAACAATATGTTTGCCACTTGGACATAACGGAAgctgtaacaaaaataatattaattcgtttcatttatttttaggaAACACAGTCACCCGATCCCAGTTGTTCCGAAAAAGAAAAGGAACGATGTCAATAAACAACCCACAAAAGTGGACGATTGTGATCTCAGCTAACTTTTAGCTAAGAAATTGAGAAAAATGCCTGAAGAAAAAAGATTTAAACTTATGCACGATATAGATGGCATGTTTTTACGAAGTCAATATGAACATCAATCTAAATCGTACTTATCACCAATGCCTTCACCATCACCGCCACCATCATCATTTTTTTCAAACAATCTTAGTCAATTTCATCGACCTGTTACTTCAGCCTCTAGTTATTCCGATTCAGCAAATTAGTATACTTCGAAGAGCAAACGAATTACTGATTCACGCAGAGAGCCTAGTACTGCTTCCTCGAATCAATCCATGCCAACTACATATCCCCTCAACTGGGACGCATGTAGGATTCAAAATGGCGCAACTGGGACGGCTGCGTACTTGACGCAGGCACTTGAGTGGGTCTGGTTACAAgataaacaaattttcaaactaTGAAGAGTATAGGCATGTTACTTATACCGGCGCGTTCGTTATGAAATAAGCTACGTCCTTGTTTAATAATCGTAGCGATaaagattttgtaattttatcaaTAGTTAGCTAAAGTTGGAGCTTTTTTCCCctcagattttttatttaaacacttaGATCTAACAAATATGACAATGTTTTATAGAAATTGCTAATTTTATtgcataataaaaacatcatttaattgtaatttaatgtaaaGGAAAGCTTTCAACATCAGTTAAATAATTTTGGTCACCTTGGTGGTTTTATGCATGATTTTCCtcagaaattaatattaaacatgAATGTTTCTGAATTATGTACAAACTTTTGtacttaaatttgatttcaaGTTTAATAAGTAccttactaaaataaaaaataatgttttattaaatcttaCCTTTATTTCATCCTTTAATGCTTCGACCAGGGTATTGCATACTTCTGGTATGATTTTTGAAATGAGTTGAGGggatattttaaataagaaatggAGACTTTCGAAGTCGCCGCCTGAGGCCAAAAATCGCTGTGTTATGGCTAGACGTTTTCGAGCTGGAATGGATTTTCGTAATTTGGTATCTTGTTTTGAAATCTTGCTCGAAATCTGTAttagtaaatattcaaaatacagtAAATATATCCGAGTAAACTTATGTAATTCTCCGGAAGGTTCAGCCACTAACTCACTCAgcatattttccatatttataCTGTAACAAATTAAGTAGTGGAAGCGATTAAAGatacaaaatcatttaataCAGATAGAATCTCAAATCAGAATATAGGGAGAGAAAAATGGTACAAGTTATGAAATTATCTATGTACATAAAATAAGCTAACTGACTAATGATAAAACTAACCTTGTTCTGTTACGATAAATACTTGTCATCCACCATCTACGTTTTCGCCAGTTTCTTTTAATTTctgtttgatttttaatatttacatagttAAAGTACGCATTAGCACAGCGTGAGGGATGCAGCAGTAGCTACTTCGACGTCCATCTTATATGACGTTGCGAACTTTACTGTCTAAGTAGTAACTAGTAAGTACCGCGAACCATTGCGAGTGTGGACTGTGGAGTCTTGTTTACTTACCGCAAATGAGCGGTGTATTCGCGCTGTAATTCGCGGCGTAAGTATAGAGCGTGCTatagaattataattgtatttaggatttacatcctctttggacaGTTTCTCCGTTCTCGTCCATTATATAACGTACTCTGTGgttctcgttagagtaaaagtgttctgtttCTGTATATCACAAACGAATTTCCATTTTCCGGAATTATAGCAAGTTTCCTGATAATATATTGAAGACTATGAAGATTTAAACCGTCATAATTAGCTGATTCCAAATCTAAAAGACTGCAAGGGCTGATTGATTACGTGTAAATGTCAATCGTATATCTGTCATACACACCCATTTCTAAGAGGGTGGAATATTATCGGATAAcattattctatttatataataataatactgaagAAAAGCATGATTTAAGTTTGCAATATGGAATACTCTCTTCACCTGGGGCAGAGGCATTGACCTAATAACTAAACTAATAGCTAAAACATCTTCAAGTTCTTGCATAGTGGGAGTAGAAAGCATTGTTAATTTGAGATGTGTGAAGGAGAGCATCATCAGAAgaaatcatcatcatttcagccggaagatatCCACTGCTATCATCATCACGATCAGTCCTGCGTGTGGTGTcacaccagaatagcaccacccgaTCTCAACCTGtaagtgtcgtaagaggcgactaaggaaTTCATAGAATGGATGATGGGCAGCAGCATTCTTCAGAGAGAGCTCCAACTTCTACTGCAATCACCAAACCCCAGATGGCAATCCCTTAAAATTACAAcagactaaaaaaatatttgcttgAATTAAGTGCAATAGAAGAAATACCACTATCACTAACACCATTTCTAAAtcataatgaataaaatatggattaataAGAGAAGAAGGCAAGAAAACGGGGAAATAAGCTGTGACCAATGGACCTAAGAGAAAAACCATCAGCATTAGTAGGAAACTGAAATGGAAATAGGCTGGATATGAGTAGAGGGAAGGAGAAGTGTAACAAAAAggttacagaatggtatcctagGAATGGCTTAAGGAAAAGTGGGGGCCCAAGATGTGAGGATGACCTGGCCAAATTTGCAGGAATGACCTGGAGCTGGGTTGCCAAGGACACATAGGTGTGGAaaaagttggaggaggcctatgccaATTGGTAAACAGCTGAAGACTACCCGGATTTTATATGAGTTAGATATAAGAAgttgtattgtttgtttttagttgaaaaaacggctttattattattatataagaagaAATAGAAGTGCATCTTTTAttcatttacccccttattgacaatagtctgctaacttaaagctaGTCTTAaagtcttcttctattgacctaagacagaatgagaaaaaacactcctaagcggctgtttaaagttagcggaccattatgaataagggggttagtagtTTAAATGCTCTAGATATAGCACCAGACACAGCTTTAAATTTCTCATCAGAGATAACTCAATTGTACTATTTTCCACCTATTTTCTTTGTTAAACCATTTCAGTACctacattattaattatccCCCCAAAGTGGAGAAGGGTTATGGTCACTGGATGAGTTTTTCACAAGGAATAATTCATCTGCAGCTTCTTGAAAttcaaatagaatttaaaattatttattagctgatggtaattgatgcaccctgaccattacaatgctcaggattcttgaaatccccaaaaaatctgagcggcactacaacagcgcttGTCACCTTGGTATGTCTCtcgatgttgtctcatttgcccagtatttcactagctactgcgaccttcagaccaaaacacagtaatgcttacacattactgcttcacagcagaaatagacgccgttgttgtatccataatctaggcggcatcctgtgcaaaggagcctctctcTGGTTAAATTGAGTGTTAAAACGACCATCCATTTGAAACagcatgcctcagacctgagaagaatgggttcAAGAAAGTCgccttttatataataatattgacatactttttacacaaattatctagcaccaaattaggcatatacaTAGCCtgtgggttgcaagacaacgatatatttaatacaatatacttacttaaacatatataaatacatataaatatacataaatacaattaaacatccatgactcggatacaaacgtccatattcatcatataaatgcttgcaccttccgggattcgaacccgggacctttagcttagtaggtaggatcgctaaccatttggctatacaggtcgacaacttgtattgtactttaaaattttatgatgatgaagggtgttcgcttcattcccagtctgtggtatcttATAAAACTGCATATATCCCATAACTGTTCATTCTGTGTAAGTATCAAGCTTGGGAACCCTAGGCAGAGcctataatattgacacttacataaattatcttgctccaaactaggcatagcctgtactatggatacaagacaaaaatatatttgatataatatacatactaaaatacaaataaacatccatgactgggaaacaaacatacatatctatatatataaaaattaattgctgttcgttagtctcgctaaaattcgagacggctgaaccgatttggctaattgtggtcttgaattatttgtggaagtccagcgAAGGTTtcaaaggtgaataaataggaaaatgctgctaaattaaataaaaacaacaaatttgtttttcctttgatgtgtccatatataatttctatgagagaatttattgacggacggtttgacagttctgctatgaaagaatttcattacgacagcagggtgcatattttacgaagtaatttttgatgttatgatatattattgacaaattcatataaaaacattattttatttattatatccagaacaacgtctgtcgggtcagctagttcgtTATATGAATGTTTGCACCTGgagggattcgaacccgtgacctctagcTCAGTCACTAACTACTGGAATATATGGGTGGTTGCCGAATTACTatacatcaataaataaaataaaacatacttcTATAttaaaatgccttttattaaaattttattccaaGCACTTACTTCTAAGGATTACAATGGAATTCGCGTAAAATATTTACACTGAGGGTAGatcaaaaaatattgtgaatataaGTTGATAATTAAAAATCAACTGTATTGCTTAAAATGCGGGCTTTTGTATTTGACATCGTGCCATTGGAAAACTCGAATCGAAGTGATTAGAGTTTGATCCACAGAAACTATAACACATTTTCAATCTACCCTCATCACTAAGATGACACAAATGAAGACTAACGAAATGTGcttgtaaaaacaaaatatttccttctcaataaaaaaaaacaataaaaactgcTAATCTTTTGAGCTGGAGTATGCGCCATACAAAGctaacaaagaaaaatttttttgaagacTCAACTGTTTTGTGGTTCGGCTGATAGCTGCAACGCAAATTTACTGCCAGCCGTGGATATAGTTAAAACATTAACaggccttgcaaataaacttggtataaagttatacctgagaataaaccaataatatccaaaatttactatatatatttactatatcattgacaacactgtcaatacaatgataattccgCAGTTTTACGAATGTCAGGAAGCCTTGTAAATAatcgcgggaaacgttatacgtccgaataaaccaatcgcaAGCAAAATGTCTTTtcgtaaacattttgcatattctttgtttataactttatgccgATTTGTAAGGCCCTtagtatctataaataaataagtaaattaccTAATAATTGCCTACAAGGGAAAGAGTACCAGAGCGAAATAGAAAAAAGTAAATCTGGAAAATAAATTAGCTATAATCACAAACTGTATTAAAATACATCCGGACTGGCAGACAGACACATCATACATGAAGATTGTATCTCGttacctctaccctccataccACAAACTATATGGAACAtgtcaaatgaaaaaaaaagcggcAAAGCAATGTGTCAACACTTTTGACAGTACAATTGGCgccatttttttattctatgttTCAGAACTGTTAAGGGTCGACTCTGGCTCACTTATCTAAATTACAATACCTAAAACGAGAGTAAAATGGTTATATACCATAAACAAACATTATTAATCTAGAATAAGGAGTTAATAAACCTTATTCGTATTAAAGGCCTTTTGCAATATGAATACACACAAACCAATCACagtaggtaatattttataaatatttcgaataatttaaaattattatattatacaaaataatatataaattataatcaagtattattttatatatattaggtaaCACTTAAAGAGACTTTAATTCATCTATTTTCTTTACGAAATTATTAGTCAATGTTTTAGGGGCCTTCAAAGAAATTGCCTTTTTTTGGTGTCTTTTTTAATCTATCATTATTgacttatttaaaacattacatGGTGAAacactattaaattaaaaaaaaaaacacaatagaCCTGCGCgactaaatattttaagttaaaattaagtttggttGACTTGTTCTGTTTCACTGCAACTTTCCAAAAAACCATTTCCAccaaattgatattattaaaagttgaaaaatttattatttcaacaaattataacttttaagtAAATCACTTTTAGGCGGTTTTACTCTTTTTACCCGATATTGGGGGTGAAAGGAAGTACCAACGCGGAGGAGGTTCATAATATGTTTCTTACCTCATATCTCCGCTGCTTTTGGACTGATGTGAATTCTCTAGATTCTATTTTTATGAatgatatgatatattattctatGATATGAAGAATCTATGTTTAACTAATGATTATAAATGTAACTCTTCAAGAttttagttaggttaggtttatcata encodes:
- the LOC126975171 gene encoding LSM12 homolog A-like produces the protein MSTVVSDCFTIGSIVATRTCYNEEIEGEVLAFDPQTKMLILKCPSSSGNPKRHDVNIINLSLVSDVQIKKEVTTLPDPPQSLNLQRLNTRVRNAIENKRRLVSALSACLDPEGQRLFLAIARVIDDVSWAGQSIRVYNEVTITPPYKVENVIGELDSKPYNYIRKFVERHWKDHRDHMANNSQ